In Esox lucius isolate fEsoLuc1 chromosome 3, fEsoLuc1.pri, whole genome shotgun sequence, the sequence GAGGCTCAGAGACTCCATGATCCTGTGAAGCACAAACGGGTAGTGAGCGTGTCGCAACACGATAAACAATACTGCAATACAGCCCGTGTTCACAGCCAGCCCGGATTTCCTTTTAATCGGTAtgttgaccaatcacatcagatctAAATCAGATGGGTCAAATGGCCCAGATCCTTTACAAATGATCATAACCGGTCtgcctgtcaaaaaaaaaaataagactgGGCTACGTAAATCAGTAAATGAGTGTAGTGGCTAGAGCCTGGTTGGTGCAGTGGACTAACCGGTCCAGGTTCTGTAGAAGGTCAGTCTCAGGACCCTGGGGCAGACACAGCACCTGACGCAGAAGAGGAAGCAGGTGCGCCCCAAGGAACCACTTGTTACCCTTCTCTGGCTGAGGAGAGACACGTACATGTCAATAGGAACACGGCACAATTTTAAAAAGGGACACTTTTTTCTTGCATTAGAAATTGAAAAACCGTTTCAATGTTTGTCGGCCGCATAACGCTGCCACAACCCATGGGAGCCTTACCTTTAAAGCAAGGTCAATCTGGTTTCTGATGTTCTTGACAATGTAGCCCTCTACTCCTGCATGGTGACTAGTCCTCAGCATGCACCTGAAATACAGAGTTATGACAAGAACTTGACCATCTTGCAGGTTGTTGTTGGGACAGGAGTGACCATGTTGTTTTACCGGGGGTGAACTTACTGGAAGAACTTGTATTTGGCTTCTGTGTCAAATTTATCGACGCTCAACTGCAATACTTTAAGTCCTTTTGTTCTCTGTGAACAGAACATTTCAGATGTTCCATAACTAAAATATACATGTTACAAGCACAAGCCCCTAGATGACACAGCTATCACGacataaatgtaatatttacctACCAAATGCTGAACTGGACACATGGTCATGACTTTCACCAGGTTCTAAAATGtttaggaaagaaaaaaaaagaacaattggAATTCACAGGGCCAGATGAGACTTGTCTTGTTTTACCTGAGGGACACTGAGGGATCTACTGATATCAGTTGTTCTGGTTAAATGGACAAGGGTTTGCCATGGCATTTTGTATAGAATGTCTTGTTTTACCTGAGGGACACTAAAAAAGGATTTGAGCTCCAGCAGCTGCACTGGGAGACTGTTGTCCACAACCCTCACCAGAGTCTTCTCATACAGGTCCTGATGACAAGAAATCACGCCCAAAACAGTCAATCCAGATCAGCTTTTATACAGCGTCCATCCTACACTGAGTACAGTTCTAGGTATTCGTAAACATACTTGAACAGCTGTGAACAGCTGTGCTTCTGATCACTGGCACTCTTCCCAATCTTAAAAGAGAGGATCCTTACCAATCCCTTCTGTATCCGGGTTTCTTCCGTTCTGTGAACAAAATATATCATTTAGGTTGAGACCATCAAAATGCACATCTTCAGGACTTTGTGCACGCCATTTTATTAGGTACATCTCCATCTTCTGTACTCACAGTGAGTATCATGGGCACGGGTTAATATATAAAGTTAACCCCAATTGCACCAgggtcacagtaaaaaaaacatctaaccCCAATTGAAGCAgggtcacagtaaaaaaaaacacctaacCCCAATTGAAGCAGggtcacagtaaaaaaacacCTAACCCCAATTGAAGCAGGGCCACAGTAAAAAAACATCTAACCCCAATTGCACCAGGGTAACCCCTGAGAGTGACCCCAGACAAATTAGGTTTCAAAGACAAATTGTTCTGGATACAAATTAGGTTTTGAAACAATACCAGATATATTCAATAAGGAAGTTAAATTAATTAAGTTAATTTACCTGCTCAAGAAGAGGTTGATGTGTTCCATATTACACTGAAGAACAAACACTGGGCTGTGTGAAGATGAGAGTGACAGAACCATTTAAATAGAATCAATAGAACAGGCTTGGAATACGTAACCCTGGCAACATCGTAGTTAAACTATTCATTATATTAATATGGTTAGGACAATCAACACTTTCAGCACTTACCGTGAGAGCCAACTATTGTATGCAGAGGCATACAATATTAATTTAAACTTGTGTGCCAAGTGCAATTGTGCTTTCAGAGCATTGTAAACTGAACCCACATTGTATTTATTCCTTACCTGAAGACCGTGGGAAAACTATCTATGGCAATGTGATGGACAAACAGCAGGTAGGCCAGGCTGGCTAGAGACTCTTTGGGGTAGCACACCTCTTCTTCCAGGAAACCAGGGACCTCTTTCTTGTTCAGAAGGCCATGACACAGCAGGTCAGAGAGGGTCTCCCCGATGCCTGACAAGATGCcctgcacaacacacacacacactttattagTAAGGCCACCACCTATACAGTATTAACCCTAGTTTTATTATGTTTAAATCCAACTTTTCAAGAACAGTGTAAAAAGACATAGCCTGTTTACAAAGCGGTCTTTGCTTTATTGACACATTTAACCAGCtcaattgttgttgttttttatatgACACTGAACAGACCTGGAACCAGGCAATGATAGGCGCAATCTAAGCTGGCATTTATTACCAGAATCTCTGTGGCAAAGTTTCTGAGGGGAGAGTCTTCTAGGGTTTCGGGATCCTTCAGCTGCACGTCAAGGAGAGGCTCATGGAGACTCTTCATACAgcttggaacacacacagacacactttaGACCTAGTCATAAAACATAATGCACAGGCAGCAATGCACTGTACTCGAATGCTAATCTGCAAATCTATGGTAGCATAGTgtattctatatatatatatatatatatatatcgtcACAAGATGTTAACAAAGCTAAACGTACAACTTCAGCAGCTCCGTTCTCAGCTCATCGTCTTCGGGCGTGACCGTCCCGTTGGTGAATCCGTCCCGTCGGCCCCGCCTGGCCTCCTCCGCGAAGGGCCTGACGAAGTCGAGCAGGGCGGAGCAGCAGCGGCACAGATGGAACACGtcgtcctcctcctgctccttggTTTGTGGCACTGGCAGCCTGGCCATCTGTCCCAGCAGGCTGGAGAGAGCCATGCCGACGGAGGAGGCCTTCCGACCGCCCAGCCGCAACAACACTTGATGggcaggacagagaggaggacacTACATAAACCGAGGAAGGTGTCGTAGGGCCCGGGGTGCCCATTCAGACGCCACATCCTGTTCCTCACCTTTCTGTAGTGGCTGCAGCAGGAGGATGACGGTCTCTGCGATGGCATCCTGGTGGGCCTCCTCCACCTGCTCCAGCAGGCCAATCAGCAGCTCTTTGGGACTGCACACCTGACCAATTACCGAGACAAATTCAGTGGTCATTCTGAAGGGGGGCTTTAAGTACATCAAAACATCCTAAAACAGGTCGGCGGCTAGGCAAACAAACAATTGCCTCGTATAATCAAAATAACAGTATTAGACAGACAGGTATAGAGAGTGTTAACCAACCTCCAGTAGGTGATTAAGGATGGCGAGGCAGTGAGGAAGATTCTTATCCTCCTTCTTTAAGAGAACCTTAACCAGAGGTCCCAAAAGGTTCCACCCCATACATCTTACTATGTTCTAGTTAAAAAGAAAGACATGAGAAGTAATGAAACTGGACTGTACTACGTAATAACTAACACATACTATAAATCATGGcctagagttttttttttttttactggataAATCCTTTAGGTCAGGAGAACCTCAGGGACCCGGTCATTCATTGGCATAGGATACCTTTCACCTGCTCCACAATCCAATGACACAACACGCTACATACAAATGAATACAACTGAATGAGCATGTGTACACAAGGTATTAATATTTGGCTCAGTTGACAGCTCACCTTATTTTCCTCATCTACAACGATACTCAGAACATGAgcactctctccttcctctataCAGGAACGTCCAGCTATCTGG encodes:
- the glmna gene encoding glomulin, FKBP associated protein a produces the protein MALEQLSDVVQRCQAIGDDNYRTEDYDMFQIAGRSCIEEGESAHVLSIVVDEENKNIVRCMGWNLLGPLVKVLLKKEDKNLPHCLAILNHLLEVCSPKELLIGLLEQVEEAHQDAIAETVILLLQPLQKVLLRLGGRKASSVGMALSSLLGQMARLPVPQTKEQEEDDVFHLCRCCSALLDFVRPFAEEARRGRRDGFTNGTVTPEDDELRTELLKFCMKSLHEPLLDVQLKDPETLEDSPLRNFATEILGILSGIGETLSDLLCHGLLNKKEVPGFLEEEVCYPKESLASLAYLLFVHHIAIDSFPTVFSPVFVLQCNMEHINLFLSRTEETRIQKGLDLYEKTLVRVVDNSLPVQLLELKSFFSVPQNLVKVMTMCPVQHLRTKGLKVLQLSVDKFDTEAKYKFFQCMLRTSHHAGVEGYIVKNIRNQIDLALKPEKGNKWFLGAHLLPLLRQVLCLPQGPETDLLQNLDRIMESLSLLRYLLLRDKEWENQTGIWTELYKIEDNYMKPLRIGLNMSKAHYEAELSNTKENSKLANTKDSQAQESVCSLTVGNEKMPDMTPEMQLQVLHSALHTFDMIESVLARIEEIIESKDKP